The Plasmodium vivax chromosome 7, whole genome shotgun sequence DNA window CAAGAGGACAGTTTGggaaaatacataaaaaggtgaaaaaaaaaaaaaaatatgaacaaaaaaaaggagaggtaAGGGAAGGGGGAATACAACTTTAGCTTAACgtttttatgataaaaaaaaaaaaaataaaaaaaactgtgcACGTAGTCTTTTTAGCCTTAAGCTGAAGTTATCTTGTTAATCTTGGTTGTGAACCTGCCAATTGTACACTTTTTGCGATTATTTttaactcaaaaaaaaaaaaaaaaaaaaaaaaatacgcacaTTTACGTTATATCACTTCTGTATGCACATCCGTATGCGCATCCGTATGCGCATCCGTATGGATACAACTCGTGCGCGGGAGGAACTGGACAGAGCGCACAGCTGGAGAGTGGCGCCAGGGACGCAGatcgataaaaaaaaaatgcacagtGCACTTGTCATAAATCTGTGTTTTTCGCCAAATGAAATGAATATGGGGTAGTGCATAAGGAGGGTGTGTATGCGCTTTTTCCAAAAGTGGCACTCGCCACTTCGGGTGGTGGCAACGCACGCTTCTCCCCTTGTGCGTAAAGTTCCGCCAAGGGGGGCGACACAGAATTAAGCTATTATCGGAGGggaaggcagaaaaaaaaaggagattagaaaaaaaaaaaaaaaaagaaaaaggtaaaatgaggacaaaaaaaaaaaaaaataataagagggacaaaataaagggaacaaaaaataaaacaaaataagaacaaaaaaaaaaaaaaaaaaaaagcagaataACGGGAAATAATTGCAACTCTTGTTCCTTCCCCCGCGCGCGCCCCCTTGACACACAACTGAGGGCGCTGCCTAGAATTCGCATGCGCACAGTACGTCGGCGCGCGGTGCATACGTGTATTTATCGGCTTCTCCACCCTGTGGTGtgtccttcccccccttagaatattttttgcacGCTCGCCTTTAAACGGCATACCTAGCGTGAGTTACACTGCGCGTGGGTAGCGGCGCAAAGCTTCACTTTTAAcatcgcttccccccattcgCCATCCTAACATTTGTCCCATACTAAAAGGTGAAGGCGCGGAGAAAGAGCGCAATAAAGGGCGGACGGATGGACGGACGGATGGGTGGACGAACCTGACAGCCATTGGTGAAGAATGAGAGGGAGGAGCGAAATGCCTTGAACGCCGGGGGAGATTAATAGTcgattgaaaaatatttttcccctttcctgGAATTCCACGGAATGGGTAAGTGAGATGTGTGCTGTTATGCGTCGTCATGCGAGCAGTGGGcatgaaacgaaaaaaaaacactcaaTAGGGGGacgtaaaaaagggactcaaaaaagggacatAAACGGACTCTCTTACAGACACgtaaaaaaaactcaaaaatGAACTCACgcaaaaagaacaaaaaaagaaaaagacaaaaaagcTGACAAAAACATAAAGCACATTCTCACCCACACACCCATGGGCGTAAGCATCACTAAtcgaaatgggaaaaaataatagcataaaaaaaaagaaaaaaaaaagaagatcaATTTAGGAATTAATTCATAAGATGGGATTTAAAATACGCTATAtatcattttgaaaaggggggaaatgcaatTAACGCTGGgaaaggggggtaaaaaaataggaggTTTCGCCAACGAGTGTGACAACATAAGTGCTTATatggagaaggggaaaaggtgtacaaaaaaatgaaagttaaagtaaaaataaaaatgaacaagaaAGCGCACATTCGATattgtgcatttttataatttttatgatttttatgacttttatgatttttatgACTTTTAtgattttcataatttttataatttttttattttctttattctttCATGAGAACAAGGAATGGGGGTGCACACGTAAGAAAATCGAATTAGGTTGGCCCTTAGGCGTGACGCTTCTGCGAAGATGCCATTCGGAACCGCTGTCCATCAGTAGACGTAGTTCACCTTTTGTTCTATCTTTTCTCCTTCTGGGTGCAGTTTCGATTCCATCATTTCGAGTTTTTGCTGCACATCCGATAGCATTTTGATTTTGACTGGCAGTGGCGATCTCTCTGCCCACGCCGGGACGGCTGTTCCTTTCCACTGGGCGGGCAGCGATGCAAGCGATGGTGCTGGCGGTAGTTGCGGTTGTTGCGGTTGTTTCGGTAGGTGTGACAGGTGCGGTACATTTGGCAGGTGCGCTTCCGCTTTGGGTTCCGCTCTGGCTTCCACTCGAGCGTGTTGGCCAAGCGGCTGGTTTGCCTTTCCCTTAtatttctcttcctcctccttcgctTTAACACTTGCGCGCAGGACCTCCACTTCGTCACCCGCGAGCTGCAGTTCATTCTGCACCTTCTGCATTTGCTCAAGCAGCTTCTGCTTCTGTTCCGCTTTGATTTGATATTTCTTTTGCAGCTCCCTTACGAgtcctattttttccttttcctggaacattttattttgtggGTACAGGAACAGCAGCTGTTTGTACTCCTCATTCGGATGCACATAAATGTTCCTCTTATgtttcacattttcaatttgtttttggAGTTGGTTGATTTCTTCTTGTGCCTGTCTTAGTAGAGTAGCTACTTGCtgttcttctattttttttttcttatgtttattttctgCTTCAATAAGTTCGAGATTCAATTGCCATAGATCTTTCGGAGCGTTGGGATTTATCAGATGATTGTTTGCTTGTGCTCGCTTGGAGATCTCATCCCGTAGAATTGCTTGCAGTATCTGTTGGTTGAATGTGAGTTGTGCATTTTCGCCACCCTCCTTTGCTGTGTCCATTTGTTCCAATTTCAATTCTTTAATCAATTCGtctagtaatttttttttcatttcgtttttgaaaatttccttcagttcattttttacctccatttttacctctttcgttacctctttttttacctcttttgttacctctttttttatcgcTTTTTTTACCCGCTTGcgcatttttctgtttctttCTTTGTAGCTCTCCGAGTCGTTGTCCTCCCCGTCGTCATAATCGAAGCTATCGTAGTAGTCGTCATCGTAATAGTCGTCTTCTAAGTCTATTTCTGACTCATCATCAGagtcttcttcctcatcatctTCTTCGCCTAGGTGAGTATTCCTTTTATCGTTAAATTGGTTTATTCCTTTGTATAGCTGGCCATATTTTAGGCGGAGATTTGTTCTGTGCTGGTCGTCCAGGAGACCATACAGAAggggtccttttttttcactttttttactcaCATGCAgtgatttttccttttctttccctttaaATTCGCTTACACTCATCTCTTCGTCGTTATTAAAATGCTGGCTTCTGTACGTGTCTTCATATGGGTACCACCCGTTTGTGGCCCCCTTTTCGTCGTTTCTCATGTGCAGTAGGCTTTTCATTGGTGACATGCAGAGTTTCTTTGGCGAGTAGTGCCCTTTGTGGAGGAACTTTAAAGCGGATTACATgaaaggggagggaaaaaaaaaaaaaatttaaattacatAATTGTATCggcacatacacacacacatgtgtatgtgtgtgtgtacattttgAGCAGACGCGGGCAACGCTCCCGTGTCTAACCCGCGTGCACGTTTTGCGGACGACGCTCAAGAGATACATCATGGTGAagtagaaaataataaagggggtgaatattttatatttcgtAAATAAATCAAACGTGTTCGGGATTCCTGGGGGGAGGGAGTGAACCCCCTCTAGCCGGGGTCCAAGGAAATGGGTGCTTCCTCCTGATCCATCGTTAGCCCTAAACATGTTACGCAAGTGACGGTTGGGGGTGGAAGTGCCCCTGTTTACATAATCCCCTTTGGAGAGTTAGCGGTGGGGTGGCGGTGGTGTAGTGGAGGTATAGTGGTGGTATGACGATGGTGTAGTGGCGGTATATCAGTGGTGTTGCGATGGTATATCAGTGGTGTAGCGGTAGTTTATCAGTGGTGTTGCGATGGTATATCAGTGGTGTAGTGGTGGTATAGCGGTGGTGTTGCGATGGTATATCAGTGGTGTAGCGGTGGTATAGCGGTGGTATAGCGGCCTGCGGGTGCATAAACCACGCTGTGAAGAAGTGTTCCAGCTTTCGAAAGCGAGCGATCGACAAAGGGGAATGTTAGGTGGGATGCGACGGAGGGGCAGAAATGGGGAGCACAGtgacacaaaaatgggcaaaaaagtGACGCagaaatgggcaaaaaagtGACGCagaaatgggcaaaaaagtgacacaaaaatgggaaaaaagattGCCGCAAAAATTGACGCAAAAATGCAgcgaaaaaagaacaaaaaaacgaacgaaaaaaggagtacGGAAAAATATTGTCAACTTTTAAGAgttagaaaaaattgcgagAAAAATGGTAAACGGCAGAAGgtaaaacacaaaaaaatatattttgggagatacatttaatttgttttatttcattttttacttagAATAGTGGAACCATTGGGTAAAAGAAATGTGTATTATCACAATTTTGTGTAACtcgatttattttattttttcattttagtgtttcattttttcactttagtgtttcgttttttcattttatttttttattttattttatttttttttttttattttattttattttttttttttttattttattttttttttttattttttatttttttttttttcctttagaACAAATTGCGCTATCCTAGATCAACTCGCGCAGGGAAATGTTCAGAGTCTAGTCAGCCGACTTTGTTCAGTCGCGCTAAAGGGGCTCCCATCACACACCTAGCTAAACACACTTGCGAGGCTCTGATCCTTAAAAGCACAATTGATTTTCCACACACCTTActggaaaagtaaaattgtTCACTCGTGGATCATACACACCGCACACAAAACATGAGTTGGTCCCTGCTCCGTTCCTCTCCAGGGTTAGAAGAGCATGACGCGCTGTGCAAATAGTTTGTTCCTACGCTACTGACCTTAAAGTGCTTTACTCCTCGGTCAAATTGCCGCTCCCCAGATCGGACCATCATCACACGCGCTAATCGATTAGCCTATCGCAATAAGTGCATATACCccagcaaattaaaaaaagtcgcaagaaaaatgaagccGCGCAAGGACGTTCACACCTTATCCACTCTCCCGCAAGTACAGAGAAGAGTCTTCCCAAACGCGTTTCACCATAACAGAAATGagcaattattttaatttgtttttatgcAAAGCCTGAATGGTTAATATGCCTCCTTTGTGATGACCTGTTCATTTGTGCTCCACCTCTCATAAGCTCAAAAGGAATGACGCACAGGTTGAaggattatttttatgctcgtaaaagggggcaaaaaggaaggcgTACAGAGAAGGGCACGGGGGTGAAGTGCAACAAATGGTTCCCCTTTCTCGTAATGATGTGTGCGTTAGGAATTTTGTGCCAGTAAGCATGCGATGGTAACTCCCCAGGGGGTAAAATAAAGTGTGTGCTCATGTGTGAAGGACTCCCCGTGTGTGCAATGGGCCACTGGGCGGAGAGTTTAAGGTTTTTCCTCAGGGGGGTAATCTGGCCAAGGGGGAAATGTGAAAAACGGCATGTCGATCCCCAGCGAGCAGCGAATACTCACCGGATAATCGCTTAAGAAGGGGGGCACCCTTGCCATTGCATCCATCACTTGGCGTCCTTCACTTTGCCTCCATCACTATGCCTCCTTCACTTTGCGCCCTCAATCGCAAGgcgttttctcctttgggggaaaagataaaaatagcGCAGCTCCCGGAGTGGTACAGCCAACAGACAGGCGAAGCGACCCCCTTCCGTTGGTGCCTAGCCACGATTAAGCCTTTGATGATACCCATCAGATGATATACCCCCACATGCATGTGCCACTGCATGTTTagtccctccccccccctttcgccgTTTAAGCACATTCAGCTGTAAATCCCGCCAAAGGGTCCATATACGCTAGTTCGACCAACTGCACAATTTTCCTTTCGCTCGTTTGTTTCACTGCTGTTTGTGTTCCTCTTGGTAGGGTCTCTtcttcattaattttatttttcccaccccCTGTTTGCTTCTTATAAGTTGAATGAGGTGTTTTTCTTATGGGGAGTTCACCACCATGCTTTCACCTCCAAACAGAAGCACACCTGGGCATGGCAAATGTAAGCTGTGAAAGGGGGCGAACATGGGGAAACAAACCCAAAGGCATACCTACCCCCCTCCCCACTGTGCTAGAAACGGACAAATGAGAAAGCATATGTATATCATTTCGTTCAAGGTGCAAATTGAGCAGAGCAATAATtatgcgaaaaggaaaaaaaaaaaaaaaggattcaAAATtccgagggggggaagcgttCATCGAGCTGTTGTTCAGGGTTATGGAAGCCACCTGGGGTACGTATATGCAGAAATTCAAAAGAAAGGGGGTACACAAAAatggtgcaaaaaaaagtggtgcaaaaaaaaaggtagcCAACGGGTTATGGTTACCCAAAGGacacttggaaaaaaaattgctcttGCATTTTTGAGCAGTTCTAAATGCATAGAAAGATGGGGGAAGGAGGAGTGACTCCTTTTCCTCACATCTCCACTGACTATTTGACGAGCACTTCCTCGTCTTTTAGTTGGTAGTGCACTCCTCCGTGTTGGTCCTCCGGATATACCCATTCATCGTCCTGTTGAGTGACCCCTTCGTCGTCTGACTCAGAGACTTTTTCATTGTCCCCCTGAGAGACTTCTTCATCGTCCGCATGAGCGACCTCTTCATCGTCCCCCTGAGCgacctcctcatcatccCCCTGAGCgacctcctcatcatccCCCTGAGCgacctcctcatcatccCCCTGAGCGACCTCTTCACCGTCTTGCTGGATGACCTCCTCATCGTTGTCCCCCTCACTGTCTTCTTCGCTGTATTCCTCACCGTCTTCGTCGTACTCCTCGCCGTACTCTCCTCCGCCATAGTCCTCCCCATAATGCTGGTCAACCATTTCTCCATATTCTCCCCCATACGGCTCTCCATACTGTTCCCCATAATCTTCCCCTAATTCCTCCCCTAATTCTTCGTCCAGTTCGTACTCGTTCCCCTCTTCATCGGCTTCCTCTCCGGCCTGTTCTTCGCCCCCACTTGTACTCTGCTTACTGCTTATATCATTCTGGCCAGACAGGGTCTTCTGTTCCTTTTCCCAATCAGCACTGTGCGCTTCGAACACCGTGGTGCCGGCGAATTCGAGCTTGTCTTCGTTTCCTTCGTAGTACTTGCAAGGGTGAAaacaggagggggggaaatcaaTGTGCTCAGAAggatatatgcacatgtagtTACGCAAAGGTTTTGTGCACACGattacacatatgtatatgtatgtacatatgtgttgGCGGAACGCGATCACGACAACTTGGCACAGCGAGCGAACAtgggatataaaaaaaaaaaaaaaaaaaaaaaaaaaggggatgacTCCCCATGTCCGCACATCCTCATTTGATGTGGACCAGTTGGGCTACCTTTTCGTATAACTTATACGCCGTGCACACTAGGATGAGAAAGCCAGAATAGGAAATAATATTGGGGAGTGGGTACTCCTGGTTAGGGTTAGTCTTAAATAGTGACCCTAATTTAGACCCAATTATGTCTTTTAACAGCACTACGGAGTTGTTGCCTAAGGATATGAGCTGACTCAAACTCATGGCTCgctagctagctattttttttttttttttttttttttttgccaaaagggggaatatACAACTCGGTTGTGCAGTACCTTCACAGGGATGTACAAACGGAAGTTGACAATCTGGAGAATCAGGGAAGAGTgagaaggggagaaaaatttatatttattgtgTGGATAACTTAGCGAAAGTGTGCAAAGTGATacggggggaaataaaaaaacaaatgtgcAATGAATTAAGTCAGCAGAGTGTTGCACATGGGAAGTGGCGCATGTGTACACAATGCACATACGCGTTACGTATGTGTGTGGGGGTGAAAATGGTTTGGGAAGGCATCATGGCAGTTTCCCGGAGGTGCGTATGTTTTATTATCCCCTGGGGGAAGTGAACTATTGGCGTGATATGCGTAACGCTTACGGTGTATACGTACGGAAGTTTGGCCATGCAACCAGATTGATCCTCCTCATTCGACACAACCAGGGGAGGAGGGGAGAATTACTCTTCGAATGGTGCTTCCACGTGAAATACGCATTTGTAAGTGTAAATTACACATGGAGCAGGTTGCCCATTCGCAGAGATGTCAATAGGGAAAAGGGCATCCCGAAAAGGTCacttagtttttttttcttttttttgcatcccaTTTCGGTGGGTCCCCTTTTACACAAATGGTTGCACCAGGTtgaaaaggacaaaatggcGTTCTTGTAAAGTGGGTCACCAtaagcgggaaaaaaagaacaaatgaaCCAAAGAGAGTAAGTATGATGCGCCCCCCTGGGTGGGAAACATTCGAagcgcgtttttttccctctttggGGGGTTGCCCCCTGGTTAGTTATTATGCCAAGGTGGGTGGGTTACACACGTGCTGGAcgtcaattttttgcaaaaaaatgcgaaaatatAGGATCGATGAGGCGAACAAGGCAGCAGAGGCGGAGGCGCCATTCCCCCAGAGTGGGGAAAACGGCatattgggaaaaaaaaacaaaacaaatgtaaataaaaaaaagacgcaaaaaaaaaaaaaaaaaaaaaaacggagcaAGAAGGGCGACTTTCCCCAACATGTTACGCGACAAGTTCACCCTGATGAACGACGTGATTGGTCTCCACTGCATGAACCTTTAACTGTAGAGAAAAGGACAACAGATTAGTTCTTTGAACTCGCCTACTACGAGGGCGCTTCTAcacttctttcttttttttttaacgttccAGTGGAAAGTGCTTCACAACTGCATGATATTCCCGTTTTGGAGGGGAAAACGGGAAGGCTTCCTTTTCCCAACGGTTGGTGAAATGCTTTGCAATGTGTGTGATGCGAAAGGGGAGGATTAAAAAAGGGCACTTCCCCGTTGAAGTTGCTCCCTGCGCGATGAAGTTGTTCCCTCCGCGATCAAgatgttcccttttgttgccatttttagTAGCGCGGAACAGTGGGGGCTCTCACGAGATGCATGGGGTTACATCGTTTGGAGGCTTTCTCGGAGGCTTCCTCGGCGGATTGCTTaattgccccctttttcgtgCGCACAGTGGGCCAAGCCActgctgggggggaaatgatcAGTTCACTTCTTAACACGTTTGGGTGGATAAACTGGAGAGACAGGTGCGTGCGTGTAAATTCGTGCGTTCATcaatgaaattttaaaaataggagaaaaaaggagagtaaaaaaggagagaaaaaaggggggcaaaatggagagctaACAAAACGGCTGACCAGCTATTCCGCGGGGCGATACGCACAGCCTGCACTCAAGTTGGCTAAGCACTGGGTGGCCACCCACTGGTTTATTTACTGTTCGGAATTAAGCTTGGGTTCTTTTTCCACAGCTCAGATATATGATAAAGGTTTCTGAAAACATCGTAGGACATGTCTGAAATATGATACTTGTCGAAATTTGCGTTTCTCTTTTTGACTTCATTTTCCATGCTGAGCATAATGTCCTTTAGCTTTGGGTAATCTGGTTTTCCTGACTTGAAACTTTTggccatatttttttctgacaTTCGATTTACTTTTTCCATAATTTCTTTAGTGAGCTTGGCATGTTTATTTGCAGCTGCGTGCATTTTACAATCCTCGGAATGATCATTCATTTCATGATGAcgctgttcctttttcttataaCTGTAGTATCCTATTCCAGCTAGTACATTTGCCAAAATGGCTGCCCCTAAAATGGCTGATGAGATGAGCACCTTCTTTTTGAaatcctttttcttcatatttttatcgAATGCGTCTAGTTTTGCTTTCACTTTTTCCAGAAATAAATTCTTACATGTGCAGGGTGTGAGTAAATTTAGGGCCACTAAAACAGCCAGCGTTACCAGCACTTTTGTAaccttcattttggctagccagaaaaaaaaaaaaaaaaaatgaaaagaatttCACCTAGGAGGCCTGAAAAGgggttaacaaaaaaaaaaggttataaATATGTCTATCGTGGTGACGtacaaagggggaaaagaaaatccGTCCCACTTTGTCACCCTTTTAATGGTGATAAAGGTGGAGAGTGTTTCGATAAGGCcacacaaatgtgtgtaTGCATCGGAAGtgtttctcatttttctcatttctttcccattttttccattccccccatttttctcatgtttcccattttttccattttccccatttgttcaCTTCCGAGCAGTCGATGCGCATCGATTTAGGTACCTTGTCAGGTCAGGAGGTTTGTCCTCTTAAACAGTGTGCAATTGTGTGTGTACTGCGCGGCGGAGGGGAAATGATTACTCTAGAACGTTTAGCGAATGGAACTTTCCCTTAGCGGTGAATATGAACAAGCGCCCGCGAATGCATATAACTGTGAATAACCTTTTGCGGGGTGAATATCCTCTTTACCATGTTAGCCTTTCCATctatttttgcaattccttttttttttttttttaacttactGAATGTACATTTcgttgcgcatttttttttttttcgaaaaataaaatttccacCCAGGGAGCACCAACCAACACAAAAATGCATCGTCAAGTAAATGCATCGTCAAGTAAATGCATCGTTAAGTAAATGCGTCGATAGTCAATGCGTCGATGGCCAATGCATCAGTGCATACACCCATGCATGCATGCATgcgcgtgtgtgtgtttcTTCGGATGCACAGCTTGGTGCGCTGCCCGAGAAGGCAAATCGCCGGGTTAGTTTCCCCCTCGCATTTGACGCtccgccaaaaaaaataggcgcAATTGTAACTTCGTTTGCTCTCCAAGCGAtagtttttcccccaaagACAAGTTTaggggggggcaccccgCGTGTGCGCCATGCGTCGTCCCGCTGTGCGGACATTACATCACTAATTGCTGCTTTATTGCCATATTATTGCATTGTACTGCGTAGTATTGCGTATTATTGCGTAGTATTGCATATATTGCATAgtattgctttttttttattttttttcaccccagTCACCCCTTTCGTGTCGTGGCGCTCACTTCCAGAACCAAATGCGAAAGTGCAAACCCCCCAGTACTGTACGCGAAGCGCTTGCCGGCCACTTTCCTGAGCGCGCGCCCCAGGCCCGTGAAAATATCCGCGAAAGTGTGTAATTGTACTGCTTACCTGGTTGCATTTGCAGAATTGTTTGTATATGCCGAGTGGTTTAAGTGCTCAGGGAGGGGTGAAAGGAACACAcggggaaaaataataataaaataaaataaaaaaataaagtactAATCCCCGCGGGGGATACGAGTCGGCCGAGCACACACAAGTGAGAAATGTACACACGCGAGATTGACCCCcgaagaaaggaaaaaaatatttaccgTTCCATCCTCATTCATTCATCGCACTTGTGTGTGCTTGAGAGTATTAACAGTAAGGATGTGATTATTTCTCGTAAATTTTTGCCATGCCCATTTGGAACATATCGGTAAAATTGCTCCATTCATCCTGATCGTTTTAGGGGCAAACCAtgaggaagcgaaaaaggaCGCGTGTAAGAATGTACGTATGCGTACCAGATAGGCATATGGTATCTCCCCATCgctacatttttcatttttgacgaGTTAACAATTTAGCTACTCCCCATTgggggcttccccccatgGGATGTTTGTTccattcgaaaaaaaaaaaaaaaaattaaaaaaaaaaaaaaaaaaaaaaaaaatagctatcTCAAAATTTGGCTAGCCATTTGAATGACTCCCCCACAGCGCTCTTTCTGTGCTAATTAAAAGGTGCCTGTGTGACGATGCAACGAAAGCGGTTTTGTCAGTTACCTCTCAACAGTGAATGTTGAAGTGATGGGAATGCACATAATTTGCGTTGTTCCTTAGGGATAACATATTTAAGTGTACGCCTTTTGGATGGTGTGTCCCGCTCGCAGGCTTCATTACATGGTCATCtgctccttcattttggtgtTAACTCGTATGGGCATAAATGCGTAGGAAGGGTAGATCCCATGTGGAGGGAGGGAGCACTGCCCTTTGAACACAGTCAGTAATGACGGAAGGGAGGAAACCGAATCATTTtactcgttttttttattttattaatttttgcgAAGGAATGGAATTTATTTTAGTTATACTCAAAATTGTGGACACGTCCATGTGTCGGCAGATATTTGTAGAGCGTCTATGGGTTGGGCTAGACTAGTAACATCACCTGTGCAGATGATTCATATGGGTGACTGTACGTTGAGGCGGACGGGTAGGTGAGCGTTTAATTGCCAACCCGGAGGTACGAACGGAGAggagggaacccccccaaaaaagtgaCTACGTGGACCCATTTAGCTCTTATAGTGCACACACCAGGTGAACATAAGATACCTTTTGTAGTTATCCTTATTgggtgttaaaaaaaatgagttatTGCATTGGAGGGAGGGGCTCTCTAAAGAAATATTACCCATTTGATGGCTTAACTGGTAGC harbors:
- a CDS encoding hypothetical protein (encoded by transcript PVX_086925A); translated protein: MKSLLHMRNDEKGATNGWYPYEDTYRSQHFNNDEEMSVSEFKGKEKEKSLHVSKKSEKKGPLLYGLLDDQHRTNLRLKYGQLYKGINQFNDKRNTHLGEEDDEEEDSDDESEIDLEDDYYDDDYYDSFDYDDGEDNDSESYKERNRKMRKRVKKAIKKEVTKEVKKEVTKEVKMEVKNELKEIFKNEMKKKLLDELIKELKLEQMDTAKEGGENAQLTFNQQILQAILRDEISKRAQANNHLINPNAPKDLWQLNLELIEAENKHKKKKIEEQQVATLLRQAQEEINQLQKQIENVKHKRNIYVHPNEEYKQLLFLYPQNKMFQEKEKIGLVRELQKKYQIKAEQKQKLLEQMQKVQNELQLAGDEVEVLRASVKAKEEEEKYKGKANQPLGQHARVEARAEPKAEAHLPNVPHLSHLPKQPQQPQLPPAPSLASLPAQWKGTAVPAWAERSPLPVKIKMLSDVQQKLEMMESKLHPEGEKIEQKVNYVY
- a CDS encoding hypothetical protein (encoded by transcript PVX_086920A) — its product is MSLSQLISLGNNSVVLLKDIIGSKLGSLFKTNPNQEYPLPNIISYSGFLILVCTAYKLYEKYYEGNEDKLEFAGTTVFEAHSADWEKEQKTLSGQNDISSKQSTSGGEEQAGEEADEEGNEYELDEELGEELGEDYGEQYGEPYGGEYGEMVDQHYGEDYGGGEYGEEYDEDGEEYSEEDSEGDNDEEVIQQDGEEVAQGDDEEVAQGDDEEVAQGDDEEVAQGDDEEVAHADDEEVSQGDNEKVSESDDEGVTQQDDEWVYPEDQHGGVHYQLKDEEVLVK
- a CDS encoding early transcribed membrane protein (ETRAMP) (encoded by transcript PVX_086915A; Apicoplast targeted protein. Curated by Stuart Ralph, Walter and Eliza Hall Institute of Medical Research, Australia.), whose product is MKVTKVLVTLAVLVALNLLTPCTCKNLFLEKVKAKLDAFDKNMKKKDFKKKVLISSAILGAAILANVLAGIGYYSYKKKEQRHHEMNDHSEDCKMHAAANKHAKLTKEIMEKVNRMSEKNMAKSFKSGKPDYPKLKDIMLSMENEVKKRNANFDKYHISDMSYDVFRNLYHISELWKKNPSLIPNSK